TCCTTCATCATGATTGACAACCAGCATCGGGATCTCGTTTTCATTCACGATTTTATAAGCGCTGTCCTGGATTATTGTGATAATAAAAACCAATATCAGCGGCATCACAAACATAAGCGCCAGGCCAACTTTGTCACTGACAAGCAGAAGAAACTCCTTACGAATGGATGAAAAAATCTTGAACATAGGGTTAATCTCGGTACTCCTCTCCTGTCAGTTTTATAAATAAATCCTGTAAACTTGAAGCATCATTTCCTGCTAATAAATCGCTCATTCCACCTTCTGCGACCACCTTTCCATGATCGATCAAAGCAATGCGATTACAGAATTCTTCCGCTTCCGACATATGATGAGAAGTATACACAATCGTTGTGCCAGCCTTGTTAATTTCTTCAAGATATTTTATGATCGCGTTTTTGCTTTGCACATCCACGCCTACGGTCGGCTCGTCAAGAAATAAAATGGCAGGTTTGTGAATAAGGCCAATGGCAAGATTCACACGCCTTTTCATCCCGCCCGAAAACTTGAAAACTTCTTTGTCTGCAACTTTTGTCAAACCAAGTTCTTCCAGCAATTCATCAATCCGCACAGACAATTCAGCTTTTGACAAATTGTACATGGCTCCGAAATAATCAAGATTCTGTTTTGGGGTAAGCTCCTGATAAAAAGCATATTCCTGCGGCACAAATCCCAACCGGCTTCTACGCTCCTGACTTGAAATTTCAGTCCCGTTAATGTAATAAGCTATATTTCCCTGAGATGGCGGAATGATTCCGCACAGAATAGAAATAAGTGTCGTTTTTCCTGCGCCATTTGGCCCAAGCAAACCATACACATCCGACTCATTTATTTGCAGATTTACCCGGCTCAGACTGTCTTCCTGTGCAGATTTATATCTTTTGGTAACATTTTCAATCTGAATTGACGGGCCGTTGTACATCGTGAAGCAAATGTTGAATGAGGAAATAAATTATTTCCCCAGATTCAATTTAGAAAGTTTTAAAAATGCTTCTTTTTCAACAGAACGGATTTCAAGAAGCCGGTCTGCAATTTCGTCAAAACTTTGCTGCTCGGTTAATCTTCCCTTATAAACACCCGCCATCTGGATAGCACTGGCGCGCCACATATCACCCGATTTTGTAAATTCCTCAGAAAGTCCGATCAAACGATCGTCTTGTAAATAAGCAGCTGCTTCTTCCAGAAACGCACCATAAAGAAAACGGAAACCACCTCCGCCTGTACCAATTTCTTCCTGCATCCGTACGATCTGACCGAGGTATAAACCAGCTTTTTTCAGCCCAAGTTTATCTCTCCATTTTCGGATATTATTGGATGTATAACGAATTCCATTCACCCCAGCAAAATTGCCGGGAATACTGATCATATCGCGGACATTGCGTTTAATGCCTTTTACAATTCCTTTACGGATCAGATCGTCTGTAATCACCCCAACTTTTTCAGGGAAATAAATATGACCTTTTGGAGCAAGAGGCCCTTGTGCAAAACGCACACGGGACAATTCTTCCGAAGATAACGTCGTCACTTCTTCCATGATCGGATCACTGATCAGATAGCGGTTA
The nucleotide sequence above comes from Dyadobacter subterraneus. Encoded proteins:
- a CDS encoding ABC transporter ATP-binding protein, with the translated sequence MYNGPSIQIENVTKRYKSAQEDSLSRVNLQINESDVYGLLGPNGAGKTTLISILCGIIPPSQGNIAYYINGTEISSQERRSRLGFVPQEYAFYQELTPKQNLDYFGAMYNLSKAELSVRIDELLEELGLTKVADKEVFKFSGGMKRRVNLAIGLIHKPAILFLDEPTVGVDVQSKNAIIKYLEEINKAGTTIVYTSHHMSEAEEFCNRIALIDHGKVVAEGGMSDLLAGNDASSLQDLFIKLTGEEYRD
- a CDS encoding BtrH N-terminal domain-containing protein, translating into MNIDTKTEEFHHVHAAHCENGVTTALLRHHGLDFMTEPLAFGMGSGLFYIQIPFLTINNGPAISFRTMPGAIFKRTCKALGVEVTRNKFSDPAKAQLFLDKKIKEGDPVGCQVGVFHLTYFPKEYRFHFNAHNLIVYGQEDNRYLISDPIMEEVTTLSSEELSRVRFAQGPLAPKGHIYFPEKVGVITDDLIRKGIVKGIKRNVRDMISIPGNFAGVNGIRYTSNNIRKWRDKLGLKKAGLYLGQIVRMQEEIGTGGGGFRFLYGAFLEEAAAYLQDDRLIGLSEEFTKSGDMWRASAIQMAGVYKGRLTEQQSFDEIADRLLEIRSVEKEAFLKLSKLNLGK